A segment of the Bacteroidota bacterium genome:
GCAGTACCTGCAATATTTAAAAACTGTGCTTCGATACCACGTGCACGTGACTGACCTGCTCCAGCCCATCCTGTACTACGTGCATAAGGATTCATCAGCAATTGTGATGCTCCAGCCTGACCTGCTCGCTCAGGATTACCCGCAAAAACTGAACCAGTAAACAAAGTAGACAATGCTAAAAGCGTTGCTTTGTATTTTATATTTGTTATCATACTCTTAAGTATTTATAGCATTAATAGTTTTGTAAATCCATTGGTCGCATAACGCCAAACCATTTTAATATCTTCTCGCCTTTATCACCCGCATCAATATGAATGATGTATAAACCACTCGCAATAGGTACACCATACTGATTCTTTAAATCCCAATCAAGATAAGGGGTCCGCTTAGATTGCTTCACATCATTAGTATTAGTAAATTCATCTTCTTGCCCTGACACATCACGTTTGAATGTTCGAATCAACGTTCCGTTCATGGTGAATATTTTAATCGTACAAAGGCTAGGAAGATTAGTGATACGAACACGATTATCTATCCTATTATTCTCGTATCTAGAAGTACCGTAATACGGATTAGGAACCACTCTCACGTAATCTAATGCATTCTTCGCCGTTTGTGCATCATTAATCATTGTATAAATATCCGCTGTTGAGAATTCATACATAGGCATGTTGTTATTTGAACGTGCGGTTGATGTATCAGAAGGTAAATTAGCATAACCTAAAGCGGTTAAATAGTTTGTCGAGTTCGCTACGTAATTAGTTGAAGTTACCGGAATTCTATTTGACCATTGAGTAGCAAGCCCATAACGATACGCTTTCTTAACTCTTAAACGAACTTTAACTTCACAAGGCATATTCGAAGGGTCTTTAAATGCGTACTCGCTACTTCTTAATCGAGGGATACTTACCCACATCGCATCACGCATGACGTTGCGTATAGGCCATTGAAAACCTGCAACTTGTGCTCCAAGATTTGTTGGCGTAGAGAACGTAACTTTGAGCTGATCATAAATTTGCTTACAGGCATCGTATCTTCCTGCGCCAATTGGCATATTAGCTAATGAAGCAATTCCTGAGAAACTACTATTCAAGGTTGGGCCATAGTTCGCTTTCTTGTTATTGCCGAATACATAAATAAAATGTCTTCCGCCCCAAGCATTTTGATAAACCGAACCATCATCGGAAGCTGTTGGATTCCAAATCATATCGTTACCATTATCTGTGTAATTGTAACTATCTTCACCGAAAGCCATATTTAAACGCTCACCGGTTTCAATATTAATTGCATAACCCGGGAACCAGCCCATACCTTTATCGGAGATATAGTTTGGAGCATTAGGGTCTGTACTTGCACCACTTCCAACTGTCGCATAATTGCCGTTTTTATCAACCGAGGCGTGATCGCGCAGAGCAAAATGACGAGTCACATTTTCCGATAATGTTGAGTCAGGTTGCATTTCCAATACCACACAACGTGTCCACTTGCTCTTATCCGGTGTTAAAACAATATCAACACTGGCCAAGAAACGAAGGTCGGTATCCGTTGGTTTATTTAAATCAGATGATGCAAAGAAATTACCATTATAACCAGGACCAATCGGTACATCAATTTGATTTGAAGAGTTTTTAGTTGTAGTAGCAACTAAGGCGTATGGTGCCCATGTTCCTCCTAAAATATTATCAAAAACTTCATCAGGATCACTTTCGTAATCAACGTAACTTCCCTGAACTCCAGGATCTGTTTTGTTACCGGAACGAACCCAGTTTGACGCGTCTTGATCATCAGAATCAATCACACCGGTTAACCACTGCTTAGTCGGGTCAGCAAATGTAATGGAGGCATCCAATAAATCTCCTTCTTGAGCCAAACCATTTGTAGAAAAAGTATTTGTAAAAGACGAACCAACATCAGCTACCTGTTGAATATTAACAGATAAACCGATTTCACTAAAGTAATGTTCTTCGCCAACTTTTATAGACTTTTTAGGTTGATACATAGCTCCCGTATTAACATCAGTTAAAACCCATGTAATTGAATCTCCTCTTAAAGCCCCTCCGTTAAATGGTAAATTAAAATTGGCTATGTTATTAGCATAGGTATAACCTAAATCCTTAGCACTTTGAGGATTACTTGTTGAAGTAGGTGCCGTTGCCCAAGCGCTTGGCATAGGGGTATTAGTTTGGTTATATGCCGTTGAAGGCATTTTTAAAAACTTAACCGTAAAAGTTGAGTTTGGAATATTTAATGGGTCAACAACCTTTACCTTAATTGGACCGCGACCATTTTGGTAAACCGGATTTTTTGCAAAACCGGTCGATAAAATTTCGTTAACGGTTTCATCAGTTAAATCCATAATATTAGCTCCATTACCTTGCCCTTCAATGCGCTTAATTTTAGGCCCGTAACCATAATTTGATTGAATAATAGTTCCGTCAAACTCAACAGTTGCTAAGTGAGGTATGCCGGCCGCTTTTTTAACCTTACGACCTTCTAAATAAGGACGCTTTTGACCATAGAAATTTTCACATGGATTAGCTAACGGGTCTCCGTCTTGCTTATAAGTTGCATAATTATTATAAGCATATGCAAATGCCATGAAGTAATAGGTTTTATTATTTATAAGTTTCTTACTTGCGCCTGTTGCAAAGGCATCTTCGGTAACTTTAAAAGTTGTTGTAATACCTTCATCCTCGCCTTCAACCTTAACACTAGGAACATCTGCACCAACTGTACCATCGAAATTATAATTAATAAGACGAGAAACTCCATTTTTTACGTCACATTGAAAAACCAATTTAGCTTTAGTAGGATCATCAACATCCGTTTGTGAAACAGTTCCATCTTTTACCTGATAAACTTTATAACCTTCGAAACGGTAGGTTTGATCAGGATTTGCTAAACAACTTGCAGTTTGACCATCAACCGCCAAAATAGTTACATCTTTCTCCGCGTAGGAATTTAAGTAATTATTACTTGTAGCCTTATTACTTAAATAAATCATTAATTCATTATTACTCTCTTGGATGGTCATATCAGGAGCTTCAGGGCCATCTAGAATTTTAAAACAATTATCAAACAATGATTGTGCTTTTTGATCGGCTGTTTTTAATAAAGCAACAGCAAAACGGTTATTATTTTTAATTGGTGAACGCGCCCAAGGTAAACCAAATGTTACATTATTAACCGCGCCAGGAAGTAAAGAGAATGGACCTGCTGACTGCAAAAAACGACGGTCACCCGGTAAGTTACCGGCACTAGTTTCAGTCCAACCAGCATCAGTAGGATACAATTCGCCAGGGTAAACATAATCAACAGGCGTAGACCCCCCATATGCATTACCACCTTGAGTAAATGGAGAACCATCCTTCCAAAAACCTGTCATGTAATTATAGAAATGCGATGCCAAAGCAGGATTAGTTGTTTGTACCGGAAATGATCCGATGTTATTATTATAATACAAAAACTTCGCCATACCAATTGTCTCACCTAATTCATCTATGGTTCCATCATAATCATTATCCTTACCATCATTAATATCAGCTAGAGGACCTTTAAAAAAATCGCAACCTAAAGCAGCAGGGAACTCGCCGTAACCTAAAGCTCCGGAGTAATCTTCATCATTACCATCACTGTTATAGATAAATCCTAAACCTTTATTGATGTCACACCCTACATAATCATCCACGTAGTTACCTAAATCGGCGTCAGTCCAAACAGAGAAATAAGTTTGATTTAAAGAGAATGTAGAGCGATTTACAACTTCATAGTTATAAAAAGTCATATTATTGATGTCATCGTTAGTTTTAAATCCGAATGCCTGAGCACGAACTTCTAAACCAATGGACTGACCACCTGTTTCAGTGTGAACATCACCTTTGTCGTTAAATACCCACCATAAAGTTGCATCACCGAATAATTTAGCCTTACAAACACCTAAGTTATCCTTCTCAGCCAAATTGTAAATGTCATAATAAGGATAGTCACCCGCATCAGGATCGTAATAACCAACGGTACCACCCACGTCAACAAATGGAGCTAAATTAGGGCGGTCGTTTTTGATACCATTACCAGGCCAGTTTTTAATCGCGTCTGTCATCACGCCGTTAAACACAAAGTTCTCAACTTCACTACGCGTCATTACGAAAATTTTATCGTAATCGTTACAAACTGTTTCATCAGTAGATGCAGTTGCAGGATCTAATGGCCCCGGCCAAAAATCATAACCGGTTTGACGATAAGTCATGGCGGCAATTTTTAACTGACCACCTCCATCTAGTCCGCCAATCCAGATAGAACCGGCGAAGTTGGAAGAAACACCTTGCGATTTGTCTTTTGTGGCAGGAATAATATAGTAGGCATTACCCGAACCGAATAAATCCCACCACATATCACCGCCCGTATAAATAATTGTACGAACATTATTAATCCATAACTCCTGACTGGATTTAGCGCCTTTACAAGCTGCCATCACCTTTGAAGAGGAAGAAACCTTTTCGGTCTCAATATTTACCTCAGCCCCTTGCTTCTCGCGAGAGGTTGCAGTCATAAAACTTAAAACTGCAATTGCTGTAAGTAATTTGTGCATCATGTTAACTGTGTGTTTCATATTTAATATTTTTAAAAGTCTAACTGTAAACCAATACGGATAACACGTGGTCTACCAAAATTATCCGGATTTCTCATATTGATTGTGTACTGATCAACAAATCCTTGAGGGCTATTCAAACTTTGCACGGTACTCTGTGATTGTGGCGATGCCAAGTAACCATCATCTTCAGGATCACCTGTGAAGTTATAAACACCTAAGACATTACGGTTATTAAACAAGTTTAATACTTGAAGGTAGATATTTAAGTTAGCATGTTTCTTTTCATCAGAATCCTTTTTACCCCAAGTTAATTTCACGTTTTTATCTACACGTAAATTAGCACGGAAAGTCCAAGGTTTGCTGCTTCCGTTAACTGAACCTACAATATTTGAACGTTGATTACTTCCCCTTGCAACAGCTAAATCCCAACGTGTATAAGGTGTTCCGGAACCAACTAAGAATTGTAAGTTAAACCCAACATCTTCCAATAACTGGATAGGATTTCCTGACTTACGTTTTATTTGTGGTCCTTTGTAATCCTTATCTGTACCAAAACGATAATCGTAATTTAATACTATTGAATGGCGTTGATCGTAATCTAAAGGCTGAGTTACACGTAAGTTAGGTTGACCTGATGCAGCTAAGTTAGCACCTGAGTTCGCATTTGAACCTGAACCTTCAGCAAATTGTAATGTATAGTTTGCATTTATACGTGAACCACCCGTTCTACGTAAATCAAATTCAATTTGTAAACCTTTTGATGTTCCGAAATCTTGGTTTACGTAAGTAATGTAAGAACGAGGGAAAGCTGAAACTACTTGCTTTTGAGTTAACATATCACGCATTTCACGATAGAAAGCTGAAATTTTCAAAGCCGCGTTTTTACGCTCGTTCAAAACCTGATTAAATCCTAATTCATAATCTACAGTACGTTCAGGACGTAAACCTGGATTAGCTAAACCAGGTGTGCTACTTTCAGCCTGTAAGAAATAATAATCTTTTGGATCGAAACGATTACCACCTGGGCGCTTAGTTAAAACATCGTAATGTGCAAAGAAGTTTGCTACGTCAGAAATAGGAAACGAGAATGCGATACGAGGCATAATATTCAGTTGTGCTTTGTAGTTTTGAAATGCATCTACTGAAAATGGAGTTCCTGAATTATAAGCTTTGTAAGCTTCTTCAGTCAGATAAGGATTTACTTTTCCTGAAGTACCAGCAAGAATTGTAGGGTCAGAAACCTCATTACCTTTTGAATCATACCATTGGTCGCCATTTCTATAACCTACTAAAGAACCACCGTCAAGTGCAGAAGTGTACACAACATAGTTATCACCCATATTTGATGGATGCGCAAATTCAGATGAAGTTTCAGCTACTGTCTTTGCATTATAAGTTAAGTATTGATCCTTTAACATCTTTTGATTAGCGTCATAACGATCCAAGCGTAAACCAACATTGAACTTAATGTCTTTAAAGTCAAATTTATCCTGGATGTAACCCGCCATATATATTGGACGGAAAGCACCAACAGGTAAAGTATTATATCCTTTTGCATCAGTCTTGTTTAAGAAACGATTTAAATCGGTTGCGTTTTTATCTACATTTCCGGTATAATCGTAACCGAAGTAATCAACAAATTGGTTACCGCTATTTTGCCCTAACAAATCTTCAGCACTAAACATGTTTATATTGAAGGTTGAAGGATCCATATCATCTATATTAATGAAGCCAGTATGATTCTCAGGTAAGCCTATTGCAGCCAATAAGTTCTTTGAAAACTCTGTTTGTGTTTCTGCATTATATAAATAATCATAATAATAAGCTGGATATGTTCCGGATAATTCAGATACATAAATCGGATTGTCTTTATCTAACTCTGTCGTATGTGAGTTAGCCAATAATCTCATACGAGTCCAAAGGCCTTGAGCAAAAAGAGAATACCCTCTTGATTCACGTTGATCATATTCAATACCAATTGTTAAAGCGTGATTTTTTATATCCGCGTTAAAGCTGGATGCTATACGAAACTGCGTAGCTCTACTTTTTGCGTAAGAACCATATTGATTTCCGGTAGCAGCCCATAAACTATAGATACTTGCAGGCTGATCACCATTTCTCAAACCTCCATAAGCTGAAATCCAATCCAATCCAAAAATATTTTCACTTCCTAAATACTCATATAAATAAGAGGTATAACGTGCCATATTGTAATTCATATCAGAAGCTTCAAAATCAACACCTACCTCTTGACGACCTTGATACTCCCATGCTTTAATAGTATCTCCTGCAAGTATCATTTTAGGATTGAATGCATAGTTGTAAATATTTTCTCTTTCTGAGAAACGACGATTGTATTTACCAATATAACCATAATCAAAAAACCTGTCTTTGTGAGTATCATCTTGTGTTTTAGACTGTGTTAACTCATAACTCGCCAAGAAACTAAAGAACGCATTTTTAATTACTGATTGATCTTTTTCCTTATCGTTAGAATTTTGATTAGAGTTGCCGAATTTTTGTGTTACACGAATGTAACTTCTCATTGTGCTACCAATGGTTTGAGGGTTGTTTTCTGCATTATATAATGAATACGAACCTATGAAACCGTGACCATTACTATATTCGTATGCACCACCTAAAGTAACATTAGTGTTCTTTGCTGCTTTAATATCTATTTTTCCGTTTAAAACAAATCCACGAGTTGCAACATTCTGACGAGCCTTGATTTCTTCAAAATCATCCGCTGTTACATATTCTAAGGCACGGTTGAAACCGGTTCCGGTTTTTGATGGAATCAATGGTTGTGCTTGAATTTCTTTTAACTTATCATCCTTTAATTTATAACGAACTAAATATGAAGGATTAGGATCTTTTTCATAAGTACCCTGACCCGCTAAGAAAAAACCTACAAGTGGCGTCTTAACACCGTTTGTGTCTGTTCTCTGTAAAATAGGACCGCCAATGCTAAATCCTAATGAGTTATAACCATATGCATCGGTTAATTGTGAAGAGATTAACTCTACTCCACCAAACATTTTGCCTTGAGGACCGCGAGTTGTTACCGAAATAACTCCCGATGTTGCATCACCATACATAGCAGGTAAACCACCGGTAATAACGTTAATTTGATCCACCCCTTGTTGAGGTAAACCTAATCCACCAATTACTTTAATACCATCAACGAAATAGGTTGTTGCTCCATCACGACCACCACGTACATTTAATCCCTTTCCTTCATCAGCTTGATAGATACCGGCAGTAGTCGCCGCTACCGAGTTAATGTTTTTGGTAGCCATATTTTGATAATCTTCACGGGTTACAGTTTGACCGGTTTTTGTATCCGGGTCAATTAAAGGAACTTGATATGTTACAACTTCAACTTCCGCTAAATTAACTCCATCACCACTCGATAAAGAAATGGTAACCGGTATTGTTTTACCTTCACCTACCACGACACCTTTTACTTCGGATGCCTGATAACCAACGTATACACCTTTTACATCATATTTTCCGGGTGTTAACGGTTTTACAACAGCCTCACCATCCATATTAGTCGTACCCACTCCTACCTGAACTCCGTTTTGGTAAACTACCACGTTTGCAAATGGAATGGCCTCATTGTTGGCTTTGTCCTTCAGGGTCACTTTTATCGCACCCGAGTTATCTTGAGCCATTGCGGTTAAACCACAAAATACAAGGCCTAATGCTAAAAGGTAAATTTTTCTAAACATATTGTTAAATTAACTTAAATAATCCGTTTTTTAAAGAGCTAAAAATATAAACGCCATATAACATCTGCAAATATTTTTATTTACAATTTCTAATACACTGATATTCAAACCTTATTTATGTTACAGTTGGTTAACATACTTTAACACAATATTAGAGAGAAAATCAACGTTATATTGACCGTTTTTAAAACTGGTAGTGAGAATTGGATAAGTGGATGAAATGAGGGATTATTTGGTTGGCTTTTGATTTAAGTGGCCTTACCACCGTGATTTTTCATCGCCTTTTTTTTGCTGCGTTTCATGCGCTTTCTTACCTCTTTTGTTTGGATTCGTTTGTGATGTTTTTTTATCGCCTTTTTTTCAGCTTTTTCTTTTCTTCGGCGCTCCTTAGATTCCTTCTTTAACTTCTTTCGAATTTCTCTTTTATTTTCAACCATTCCTTTTTTTGGAGCCTTGTCATCACTACCCGGATTCTGAGATTTTACCAATGAAAAAAACAATAAAAAGAAAGTAATCAGTAAATATTTCGTTTGAATTTGTTTCATTATTTTTCTGAACTATACTTTACAACCTCGACACCAAATTTTCGTAAAAAATCAACACCTTCATCGCTAGGAATATTTTTGTAAGAAGCGTAACTGTTTTTAAAAAAAACCTTGCGAATTCCAACCGAATAAATAACGCGGGCGCATGCAATACAAGGCGATAACGTTACATATAATGTAGAGCCTTCAATTGAAAAGTTATTTTTGGCGGCGTATAAAATGGCATTTTGCTCAGCGTGTAAAGCTAGAGAGCAACTGCCTTTGCTATCACGCGGACAACCTGTTTCAGGCCATTCCACATCACAATTGTGAGTACCGGAAGGAGGGCCATTGTATCCTAAAGAAATGATTCTTGTATCCTTTGTAAGTACCGCACCTACCTGAGCTTTAACACAATGCGATCGAGAAGCCAACTTTTCTGCTAACTCCATATAAATTTCATCAAAACTTGGTCTGCTCATGGTACTGCAATTTACAAAAAAAGCCCTTAAAAAGGGCTGATTTTTAATTTTGTACCCGGAATCGGGGTCGAACCGATATGATATTGCTATCACTGGTGTTTGAGACCAGCGCGTCTACCAATTCCGCCATCCGGGCATTTCAATTAACGGGCTGCAAATCTAGTTTTTGTTTTGATATATTGCAAAGAATTCGGTTTTTTTACTCAAAAATTACTTGGAACTATCCTTTAATTGCTTACTTTTGTAGCCCCAATTTTAATGGAAACTCAAGTAAGAATATTCAGCGGTAGCGCTTCAATAGATTTGTCAGAACAAATTGCCAAATCTTACGGTCAATCTTTGGGTAAAGTACAGCACTATCGTTTCAGTGACGGAGAAATACAAGCATCTTACGAGGAAAGCATACGTGGACAAAGTGTTTTTATCATTAATTCAACCATGCCTCCGGCTGAAAACTTGATGGAAATGTTATTAATGATTGACGCCGCGAAAAGAGCATCTGCAAAACAAATAATAGCGGTTCTTCCATATTTCGGATATGCACGTCAGGATCGTAAAGATCAACCTCGTGTTGCTATTGGCGCAAAATTAGTAGCTGATATGTTAGCGGTGGCCGGTGCAACACGTGTAATGACAATGGATTTACACGCCGATCAAATTCAGGGTTTCTTTAACGTTCCTGTTGATCATTTATACGCTTCAACTATTTTCTTGCCTTACATTCAAAGTTTGCATTTGCATAATTTAACGATTGCGGCTCCTGATATGGGAGGCAGTAAACGTGCCAATGCATATGCTAAACATTTGAAATGTGATATCGTTATTTGTTATAAGCAAAGAACAAAGGCAAACGTGGTTGATCATATGACCGCTATTGGTGATATTGAGGGAAAAGATATCGTGTTATTAGATGATATGATTGATACTGGTGGGACACTATGTAAAGCGGCAGATATGATGGTTGAGCGCGGTGCCAGCAGCGTAAGAGCGATGTGTACACATGCCATCTTATCCGGAAAAGCTTATGAAAACATTGAGAAATCAAAAATTAAAGAATTGATTGTTACTGATACAATTCCTTTACAACAGAAAAGTGAAAAAATAAAAGTACTTAGCGTGGCTGACTTATTTGCGAAAGTTATCAGTAGCGTTCATACTTACGAATCAATTAGTTCAAACTTTATAATTTAACCCGCAAAATATAAAAACTAAAAGCAACGAAATAAAGTAAGCGGGATCTTTATTAGTTGCACAAAAAACAAAAATGAAAACAGTATCATTGAGCGGTTCGCCACGTGCGAGCGTAGGGAAAACAGATGCGGCCTCTTTAAGGGCGAAAGGTCAGGTTCCATGTGTAATTTATGGTGGTAACGAACAAATCCACTTTTATGCTGATGAAAGAGCATTTAAAAACATTATTTATACACCGGATACCAACTTAGTAAACATTACAGTTGACGGTAAAAACTTTTTAGCTGTATTACAAGAAGCACAATTCCATAAAATCAACGATAAACTTATCCATGCTGATTTCCTTCAAGTAATAGATGGAAAACCTGTAACTGTACAAATTCCGGTTAAAACGGTTGGACAATCACAAGGTGTAAAAGAAGGTGGTAAGTTAACAGTTAAAATGCGTAAATTAAAAGTAAAAGGTTTGGTTAATAAATTACCTGAGCGTATCGAGTTAAACATCGAAACATTAGGAATTGGTAAATCAATTTCTGTTGGCGATATTAAAATTGATGGAGTAACTATTTTACACCCAAGTAATATTTCAGTTGTAAGTGTTCAAACAACACGTAACGTGGCTGCGGAAGAAACTACTACCTCAACTCCGGCTGCAACAACTACAACTCCGGCTGCAACAACTGCTGCTCCAGCTAAAAAATAATTTTATCATCCTTAATTATAAACCCCGGCTTTGGTCGGGGTTTTTTGTTAAAATCACTTAATTAAATAATGATAGTTAGCATTTTTTAAGGTTTTTGTGATTTTAACGGGTTTTTTGGTACTACATTTGCCATCATTAGATTATGAAACATTTACTTTATATACTTCTTTGCGCATGCACTTTCAATGTATTTGCTCAAGATCAAGACCCAAAAGCTAAAACAATATTAGATGATTTAAGTAAGGTCACAAAGGCCTATAAAACCATTAGTGCTGATTA
Coding sequences within it:
- a CDS encoding carboxypeptidase regulatory-like domain-containing protein; this encodes MFRKIYLLALGLVFCGLTAMAQDNSGAIKVTLKDKANNEAIPFANVVVYQNGVQVGVGTTNMDGEAVVKPLTPGKYDVKGVYVGYQASEVKGVVVGEGKTIPVTISLSSGDGVNLAEVEVVTYQVPLIDPDTKTGQTVTREDYQNMATKNINSVAATTAGIYQADEGKGLNVRGGRDGATTYFVDGIKVIGGLGLPQQGVDQINVITGGLPAMYGDATSGVISVTTRGPQGKMFGGVELISSQLTDAYGYNSLGFSIGGPILQRTDTNGVKTPLVGFFLAGQGTYEKDPNPSYLVRYKLKDDKLKEIQAQPLIPSKTGTGFNRALEYVTADDFEEIKARQNVATRGFVLNGKIDIKAAKNTNVTLGGAYEYSNGHGFIGSYSLYNAENNPQTIGSTMRSYIRVTQKFGNSNQNSNDKEKDQSVIKNAFFSFLASYELTQSKTQDDTHKDRFFDYGYIGKYNRRFSERENIYNYAFNPKMILAGDTIKAWEYQGRQEVGVDFEASDMNYNMARYTSYLYEYLGSENIFGLDWISAYGGLRNGDQPASIYSLWAATGNQYGSYAKSRATQFRIASSFNADIKNHALTIGIEYDQRESRGYSLFAQGLWTRMRLLANSHTTELDKDNPIYVSELSGTYPAYYYDYLYNAETQTEFSKNLLAAIGLPENHTGFINIDDMDPSTFNINMFSAEDLLGQNSGNQFVDYFGYDYTGNVDKNATDLNRFLNKTDAKGYNTLPVGAFRPIYMAGYIQDKFDFKDIKFNVGLRLDRYDANQKMLKDQYLTYNAKTVAETSSEFAHPSNMGDNYVVYTSALDGGSLVGYRNGDQWYDSKGNEVSDPTILAGTSGKVNPYLTEEAYKAYNSGTPFSVDAFQNYKAQLNIMPRIAFSFPISDVANFFAHYDVLTKRPGGNRFDPKDYYFLQAESSTPGLANPGLRPERTVDYELGFNQVLNERKNAALKISAFYREMRDMLTQKQVVSAFPRSYITYVNQDFGTSKGLQIEFDLRRTGGSRINANYTLQFAEGSGSNANSGANLAASGQPNLRVTQPLDYDQRHSIVLNYDYRFGTDKDYKGPQIKRKSGNPIQLLEDVGFNLQFLVGSGTPYTRWDLAVARGSNQRSNIVGSVNGSSKPWTFRANLRVDKNVKLTWGKKDSDEKKHANLNIYLQVLNLFNNRNVLGVYNFTGDPEDDGYLASPQSQSTVQSLNSPQGFVDQYTINMRNPDNFGRPRVIRIGLQLDF
- a CDS encoding dCMP deaminase family protein, translated to MSRPSFDEIYMELAEKLASRSHCVKAQVGAVLTKDTRIISLGYNGPPSGTHNCDVEWPETGCPRDSKGSCSLALHAEQNAILYAAKNNFSIEGSTLYVTLSPCIACARVIYSVGIRKVFFKNSYASYKNIPSDEGVDFLRKFGVEVVKYSSEK
- a CDS encoding ribose-phosphate pyrophosphokinase, whose product is METQVRIFSGSASIDLSEQIAKSYGQSLGKVQHYRFSDGEIQASYEESIRGQSVFIINSTMPPAENLMEMLLMIDAAKRASAKQIIAVLPYFGYARQDRKDQPRVAIGAKLVADMLAVAGATRVMTMDLHADQIQGFFNVPVDHLYASTIFLPYIQSLHLHNLTIAAPDMGGSKRANAYAKHLKCDIVICYKQRTKANVVDHMTAIGDIEGKDIVLLDDMIDTGGTLCKAADMMVERGASSVRAMCTHAILSGKAYENIEKSKIKELIVTDTIPLQQKSEKIKVLSVADLFAKVISSVHTYESISSNFII
- a CDS encoding 50S ribosomal protein L25/general stress protein Ctc is translated as MKTVSLSGSPRASVGKTDAASLRAKGQVPCVIYGGNEQIHFYADERAFKNIIYTPDTNLVNITVDGKNFLAVLQEAQFHKINDKLIHADFLQVIDGKPVTVQIPVKTVGQSQGVKEGGKLTVKMRKLKVKGLVNKLPERIELNIETLGIGKSISVGDIKIDGVTILHPSNISVVSVQTTRNVAAEETTTSTPAATTTTPAATTAAPAKK